The Thiorhodovibrio frisius genome segment GGTATGAGGGGCAGCTGGGGCCGTTGGTGGGGGTGTTGGCTTGCGCAAGCACCGGGTAAGGCGCTCCCATCTTATCCAGCGAATCGGCTACACTCGCCCGATGAGCGCCGACACCCAAACACCCGGCACCGGCGCGCAGTCAGGGAGCCCCTGATGAGCCACGACCAGAACTTCAAAAACCTCATCCTCGACTATCCACGCCAGGCCATTGAGTTTGCCGCCGCGAGCGAAGCGGCGCGGCTTGATGATCAGGTGCGCATCCTGCCGCTGCGCGAGGAGCAGCTCAAAGAGCGCCTCGGCGAGCGCTTTCGGGAGTTGGACGTGCCGCTGTTGCTCGAATGGCCCGATGGCCGCCGCCAGGCACTGCTGTTTGTCTTCGAGGAGGAAACCGAGCCCGGGCGCTTCTCCATCCATCGCCTGGCCCATTACTGCCTGGACCTCTCCGAGCTCTACCAGACCGAGCGCGTGGTGCCGGTGGTCATCTTCCTGCACCCCGGTGGCTTCCGCGAAACGCTCAGCCTCGGCAGCGACACGCGCGCCTATCTGCAGTTCAGCTATCTGGCCTGGCCGTTGTTCGGGCTCAAGGCGCGCGATTACTTCGACAGCCCCAACCTGGTCGCGCGGTTGAACCTGCCCAACATGCAGTATGCGCCCGAGGAGAAGGTTGAAGTCTACGCCCAAGCGGTGCGTGGACTGCGCACCCTGGAACCCGACCGCGAGCGGCAGATCAAATACCTCGACTTCGTCGACATCTATGCCGCTCTTGATGAGAATGAACGCCAGCGCTACCAGCAACACTATGCCGAGGAGATCGAGACCATGACCGCGTTTGCCGATCGTTTTATTGAACAGGGAGTGCAGCAGGGGATGCAGCAGGGGATGCAGCAGGGTTTGCAGCAGGGCGAAGCCCGGACCCTTCTGCGCCAGCTTGATCGGAAATTCGGTTCACAAGCCGCGCAGGCGCACCGCGCACGCATAGAAGCGGCTGAGCTTGAGCAACTGGAAACCTGGCTCGATCGCATCCTCACCGCCGAGACCCCCGAGACGATTTTTCACTGACTCAATCGGCCCCGAGAATCTCGCGCACCGCCATCTCCGGCAGCTGTAATGGTCAAGAACACCGTTGAAATCGCCTGCCCGCCTGAGGTCATGCTCAGTCTGCACATGAACTCGCGAGAACTCGCTGAGCGCGTGCAACGAGATGCCGCCATGGCGTTGTTTCGAGAAGGGCGCTTGTCCTCTGGGTTAGCGGCCCAGTGGCTTGGTATGCCGCGCGTGCATTTTTTGCTGATGGCCATGGCCGCCAGCGCCGAATTGCTGGAGGACACTGAGGAAGATTTCCGGCGCGAGACGGCATTGTTGTAATGGTGTTCTGCAATACGACGCCCTTCATTGCGCTGGCGAGCATTGATTGACTCGATCTGTTGCACCAAGTGCTTGGCGATATCGCGGTGGCGCAAGCCGTGTCGGAGGAATGCGCCCAGGGGGTGGGCCGATCTCGGTACCCTCCCTGCGGAGGCTGGCTTGGATTAAGGTGTATCCTGACTTGCCATCGGATGAATCCATGATTTTGGATCTGGATCGATGAAGACCTACCGGCGCACGGGTACCTTGTGGGATAGTCGCTACAAGTCCTCGCTGATTCAGACCGACACCTACCTGTTGCGCTGCCAGCGTTATATTGAGCTGAACCCGGTGCGTGCGGACATGGTGCGCGATCCAGGGGAGTATGCCTGGAGTAGTTACCGAGCCAATGGGCTGGGCGCGAGCGATCCGCTGCTCTCGCCGCATTCCTTGTATTTGGGGCTGGGAGAAACGCCCGAGTCCCGACAGGCCGCCTATCGGGAACTGTTCCGCACGGGCTTGGATGAGGCGGCGCTCTTGGAGTTGCGCTTGGCCATTCAACAATCCCAGCCCATCGGCAGCGAGCGGTTCTTGCAGCAAATCGAGCAAATGACTGGCCAGCGCCGCGAGGCGCGCCCACGCGGGCGACCGCGTCTGGAGCCGGATGGGCCGGCGCTGTTGCCGGGGCAGATGGAGTTGGGGCTTTAGCGATGCCGGTGGTTCTTCGTGTTGATGGTTTGCGTTTTTTCTTTTATTCAAACGAGGGCAGTCCACTTGAGCCAGCGCATATTCATGTGAGTGAAGCCGAGGCTGAAGCGAAATTCTGGCTTGAGCCAGATGTAAGACTCGCGCGTAATGATGGCTTTAATGCAGCAACATTGCGCCGGGTTACCACCATTGTTCAGTCGCACCAGAAGACGTTCAGGAGATGTCGGGATGAGTATTTCACCGACTATGGTTCGGTTTGACGAGGATTGTTTTTGGGTTGAATTGCAAGATGGCCGGACGTTGGGTGTGCCGTTGGCTTGGTTTCCGCGCCTATTGAATGCTTCGGTTGAGGAAAGGCAAGCCTTTGAGCTTAGTCCTCGCGGGATTCACTGGGACAACTTGGATGAGGATATTTCGGTTGAGGGACTTCTCGCAGGTTTTGGGGATCTGACCTATTCTCGTCGTCAGGCGGCTTAATGGGAGGAAACCGGCGTTTCCGGCACCACGACAGACATGGAGCCGGATTGACGTGGACAGTCTAACGAGCAACTTACAGGCCGATCTGGGCAAGCGGGTGCACCATGAGCATGCATTGCGAACGTTTGCGATAGCTCATCTGCCGGCATAAAGGCAACCAACCACCATCACCCCGAGAAAGCGCCCATGACCGACTGGACCGCCGGCTACGTCGCCGACATCGGCTACACCCACGGCTACTACACCGAACTGAACCCCGCCCGCCAGGCGCTGCCCTTCCTCAACGCCGGCCTCGCTCCACCCCAGATCACCCACGCCTGCGAGCTCGGCTTCGGCCAGGGCCTGAGCGTCAACCTCCATGCCGCCGCCACGGGCGTGCACTGGAGCGGCACCGACTTCAACCCCAGCCAAGCCGCCTTTGCCCAAACACTGGCCAGCGCCGCCGGCAGCGACGCCCAGCTGTTCGACGATAGCTTCGCCGAGCTCGCCGCCCGCGACGACCTGCCCGACTTCGACTTCATCGGCGTGCATGGCATCTGGAGCTGGATCAGCGACGACAACCGCCGGGTCATGGTCGACTTCATCCGCCGCAAGCTCAAAGTCGGCGGCGTGCTCTATCTCAGCTACAACACCCTACCCGGTTGGGCCGCCTTTGCCCCCATGCGCCACCTGATGACCGAGCATGCCGACGCCCTGGGCGCCGAAGGCCAAGGCATCGTCAAGCGCATCTACGGCGCCATCGCCTTCGCCGAGCAACTGCTCGCCACCAACCCCCTCTACAGCCGCGCCAACCCCCAGATCCGCGAGCGGCTGGAGACAATGAAAGCCCACAACCGCCACTACCTCGCGCACGAATACTTCAACCGCGACTGGCACCCCATGCACTTTGCCACCCTGGCCGAGTGGCTCGCACCGGCCAAACTCCGCTACGCTGGCTCCGCCCACCTGCTCGATGCCATCGACGCCATCAACCTCACCCCCGAGCAACAGAGCCTGCTCAACCAGATCCCCGACCCTGACTTCCGCCAAAGCGTGCGGGACTTCATGGTCAACCAACAATTCCGCCGTGACTATTGGGTGAAAGGCGCCCAGCCGCTCGACCCGCTGCGCCAAGCCGAAGCCCTGCGCGCGCAGCGGGTGATCCTCACCACCCATCGCCCCGATGTCCCGCTCAAGGTCAGCGGCAGCCTTGGCGAGGCCAACCTATCCGAGGCCATCTACACCCATCCTCGACCAACTTGCCGACCACAAGCCGTGCAGCCTCGGCCAGCTCGAGAGCGCGCTCAAGGACCAGGGCATCAACTTCCCCCAACTGCTGCAAGCCACCCTCATCCTCACCGGCGCCGGGCATCTCGTGCCGGTTTTGGCGGCGGGAATTAACGAGAAGGCCCAGGCCAAAGCTAAGAAAACCAGCGACGCCCTCAACGCCCACCTACTGCAGCTCGCCCGCGGCAGTAACGACATCAGCTACTTCGCCAGCCCCATCACCGGCGGCGGCATCCAGGTCAACCGCTTCCAGCAACTGTTCCTGCTGAGCGCCCGCCAAGGCCACAAACACCCCAGCGACTGGGCCGAGGCCAGCTGGCAGCTGCTCCAGAGCCAAGGCCAGCGCCTGCTCAAAGAGGGCAAGCCGATTGAGTCGGAGGACGACAACCGCGCCGAGCTAAGGCGCCAGGCCGAGGAATTCGCGGCCAAGCAGCTGCCGATGTTGAAGGCGCTGGGGGTGGTGTAGGGTAGGCGGTTACAATCACCGCCATGCTCTGGACCACCGACCTTGCTGCCGCCCAACACTGCGCCGCCCGCGCCGACTTCAGCGGTTGCCTGGCGCGCTGCCAGACCCTCGCCAGGGCGCACGCCAACGACCCCGAGGCCCTGTTGAGCATCGGCACCCTGCTGCTGTCCGCCGGTCTGCTCAGCGCCGCCGAGACCTGCTTTGCGCGCGCCAGCACCCTGGCACCCAGGGATGCCCGCCCCTGGGTCAACCGCGCCAACCGCGCACGCGAGGCCGGCGAGCACGCCCGCGCCCGCCAGATCATGCAGGCCCTGCTTGAGCAGTTCCCCAACCATCCCGTGATTCGCCGCAATGCGCTCACCAGCCTGGAATACGACCCCGCGGCATCAGACACCGAGCGCTTTGCCCAAGCCCGCGCCTGGGGCCAGTGGGCGCAGACCCGTGCCGGCGGCCCACATCCGCGCCTGCTTCTGGTGCCGCGCGACAGCCGCCCGCTGCGCATCGGCTACATCTCCGCAGACATCTGCCAGCACACCGTTGGCTTGTTCATCAAAGACGTCCTGGCCGCCCATGATCCAGCCCGGATCACCCCCATCGTCTATCACGCCGGCCAAGTGCGCGACTGGGTCACACAGCAGATCAGCCAATCCGTTCAGTTACGCGAGGTCAGCGCCCTGGATGATGCCGCGCTGGTCGCGCAGATTCGCGCCGACCACATCGATGTCCTGATCGACCTCTCCGGCCACACCGCCGGCTCGCGCCTGAGCGTCTTCGCCCACCGCCCCGCGCCGGTGCAAGTGAGCTGGCTGGGTTACTTCGCCACCACCGGCCTGACGGAGATGGATGCCGTGTTGCTGGATGCCTGGCACGCCCCGCCGGGCACCGAGAGTCAGTTCATCGAGCCGATCTTGCCTCTGCCGGCAGGACGCTTCTGTTATCAGCCAGTGCCCTGGGCGCCAAAGGACCTGTCACCACCGCCGGTTGCGCACAGCGCTCGGATTACCTTCGGCAGCTTCAACAACACCGCCAAGCTCAATGACGGCGTCTACGACCTCTGGGCCCAGATCCTGGCCGCGGTGCCGGATTCCCGCCTGCTCCTCAAATGGCGCACCTTCAACGACGCCGCCTTGCGCCAGCGGGTGACCCAAGCCTTTGTGGCTCGCGGCATCGCCGCCGAGCGCATTGAGCTGCGCGGGCCGAGCTTTCATGCCGACCTGCTCAAAGAATACACCGAGCTGGACATCGCGCTTGATCCCTTCCCCTTCACCGGCGGCCTGACCAGCTGCGAAGCGCTGTGGATGGGCGTGCCGGTGATCACCTGGCCGCAATCGCGCGTGGTCAGTCGCCAGGGCTTCGCCTTGCTCTCGGCGATTGGTCTGGCGGAGCTGGCCGCGGCAGATGCGCAAGACTACGTGCGACTGGCGGTTGCGCTGGCCAATGACCCGGACCGGTTACGCGCCCTGCGCACTGGCCTGCGTGAGCGCATGCGTTGTGCGCCGCTGATGGATGTCGCTGGATTCACCCGTGAGCTTGAGGGAACATTCATCGAGTTGTTTGAGCGGGTGGCATTGGCAGAAGAGCCAGGTTAGGGCGTCGGGCGGTCGATCTTGCAGGTGGACGATTGATCGCCCTTCATCGAAGCGCGCCAGATCGGTCAGAAGCTGAAGTGAGATATCAGCGGCTGACTGACTGGCCTGGCGAGACTCCCGCGAGTGGGGTTTGCGGACATTACTCAAGCGCCTGTCCGCTGCATGGGCTTGATCAGGCTTTCGGCCGGGATGCCAAACTGGCTATGCAGCTTCCAGATCATCGGTAGGGTTAGGGAGCGGGTGCCGTTCAGCACCTCGTAGACGCGATTGGTGCGTCCAATCGCCGGGGCGAGATCGCTCGCGGTGAGCCCGGATTGCTCCATGCGGAATTTGATAGCATCGACCGGGTTAGGCAGATCGGTCGGGAAGTGCTTGGCCTCGTAGGCTTCCACCAAGGTCAGCATCACTTCAAAGTGGTCCCCTTCTGGCGTTCCTGGCTCAGGCTCATGGTCGAACAGCGGCGAGAGTGCGGCAAGCGCCGCACGGTAGTCTTGATCGTTGCGAAGCGGACGGATCTGCATGGCCTTTAACCCATTTCAACGGTTTCAGCGTCGATTGCGTCGTATTGACGGTGCGTGCCGATGAATTTTACATAGAGGGCGCCGTAGCGATAGGCGACGGCGACGACGAGCCGATAGTCGTTCCCTTTGATGTTGAAGACGACGCGGCGATTTTTGAGAATGCTCGCGCTGCGATACTGCTCCTTGATATCGCTCGGTGATTGCCACTGGGCCTTCTTGGCTGTAATGGTCAAAAACTAATCCCAGCCGCGAGTCGTGAATTTTAGCCTGACTGTCAAGGCCATTTTCGGCCAAACCAGGCATCGTCAGCGCAGCAGAAAGTCCGAAACCAGCTCGCAAACCCGGCTGGATACCATCCCGCTGCCCAAGACCCTGAATTCCAGGCGCAAGCCACTCTCGGCTGTCGGTGCCGAAATCCGCGACCCGAGACTCGCGACCTTTAGATCAGGGTGCTAAGCCGCCCAGCGATAGCTGCTATGCAGTCCGCCGAGCCACTGCTTACGCACCAGCTTGCGTGGTGTTTTGAAAAACTCTGGATCGTTCGCCGCTAGGTTGCCGGTCAGGTCCGGCAAAATCGGCGGCTCGACACCATTTGCCATGTGCGGCCTGGCGGTGTTGTAGTACGCCCGGAACTCAACCAGCAGCCGGTTCAAATGGCGGTCATTGAGTGGTTGGACATACCGCAACAGATCCTGATCAAGCGTGCGGTGAAAGCGCTCAACCACGCCGTTGTGCCACGGGCACTTGTAGCCGATGCGAATGGGCTTGATGCCCATGGCGGGCAGTGTCTGCTTGATGATGGGAAGGAAGGTACTGTCGCGATCCAACACGATGGCCTCGGGCATTGCATCCAAGTCCATGAAAGCGTTGCGCAGTTGTTGCGCCACCCAGGCTGCCGTGGGATGGTAAGTCGCGCGCGACCAGTGCAAGACCCGGCGCCCGTGGTCGATCAGATTCAAGATATAAAGTGTGTCTCCGGCCAAGTCC includes the following:
- a CDS encoding DUF4351 domain-containing protein; protein product: MSHDQNFKNLILDYPRQAIEFAAASEAARLDDQVRILPLREEQLKERLGERFRELDVPLLLEWPDGRRQALLFVFEEETEPGRFSIHRLAHYCLDLSELYQTERVVPVVIFLHPGGFRETLSLGSDTRAYLQFSYLAWPLFGLKARDYFDSPNLVARLNLPNMQYAPEEKVEVYAQAVRGLRTLEPDRERQIKYLDFVDIYAALDENERQRYQQHYAEEIETMTAFADRFIEQGVQQGMQQGMQQGLQQGEARTLLRQLDRKFGSQAAQAHRARIEAAELEQLETWLDRILTAETPETIFH
- a CDS encoding UPF0175 family protein yields the protein MVKNTVEIACPPEVMLSLHMNSRELAERVQRDAAMALFREGRLSSGLAAQWLGMPRVHFLLMAMAASAELLEDTEEDFRRETALL
- a CDS encoding transposase; translated protein: MKTYRRTGTLWDSRYKSSLIQTDTYLLRCQRYIELNPVRADMVRDPGEYAWSSYRANGLGASDPLLSPHSLYLGLGETPESRQAAYRELFRTGLDEAALLELRLAIQQSQPIGSERFLQQIEQMTGQRREARPRGRPRLEPDGPALLPGQMELGL
- a CDS encoding DUF4160 domain-containing protein — encoded protein: MPVVLRVDGLRFFFYSNEGSPLEPAHIHVSEAEAEAKFWLEPDVRLARNDGFNAATLRRVTTIVQSHQKTFRRCRDEYFTDYGSV
- a CDS encoding DUF2442 domain-containing protein; this encodes MSISPTMVRFDEDCFWVELQDGRTLGVPLAWFPRLLNASVEERQAFELSPRGIHWDNLDEDISVEGLLAGFGDLTYSRRQAA
- a CDS encoding class I SAM-dependent methyltransferase → MTDWTAGYVADIGYTHGYYTELNPARQALPFLNAGLAPPQITHACELGFGQGLSVNLHAAATGVHWSGTDFNPSQAAFAQTLASAAGSDAQLFDDSFAELAARDDLPDFDFIGVHGIWSWISDDNRRVMVDFIRRKLKVGGVLYLSYNTLPGWAAFAPMRHLMTEHADALGAEGQGIVKRIYGAIAFAEQLLATNPLYSRANPQIRERLETMKAHNRHYLAHEYFNRDWHPMHFATLAEWLAPAKLRYAGSAHLLDAIDAINLTPEQQSLLNQIPDPDFRQSVRDFMVNQQFRRDYWVKGAQPLDPLRQAEALRAQRVILTTHRPDVPLKVSGSLGEANLSEAIYTHPRPTCRPQAVQPRPARERAQGPGHQLPPTAASHPHPHRRRASRAGFGGGN
- a CDS encoding O-linked N-acetylglucosamine transferase, SPINDLY family protein, translating into MLWTTDLAAAQHCAARADFSGCLARCQTLARAHANDPEALLSIGTLLLSAGLLSAAETCFARASTLAPRDARPWVNRANRAREAGEHARARQIMQALLEQFPNHPVIRRNALTSLEYDPAASDTERFAQARAWGQWAQTRAGGPHPRLLLVPRDSRPLRIGYISADICQHTVGLFIKDVLAAHDPARITPIVYHAGQVRDWVTQQISQSVQLREVSALDDAALVAQIRADHIDVLIDLSGHTAGSRLSVFAHRPAPVQVSWLGYFATTGLTEMDAVLLDAWHAPPGTESQFIEPILPLPAGRFCYQPVPWAPKDLSPPPVAHSARITFGSFNNTAKLNDGVYDLWAQILAAVPDSRLLLKWRTFNDAALRQRVTQAFVARGIAAERIELRGPSFHADLLKEYTELDIALDPFPFTGGLTSCEALWMGVPVITWPQSRVVSRQGFALLSAIGLAELAAADAQDYVRLAVALANDPDRLRALRTGLRERMRCAPLMDVAGFTRELEGTFIELFERVALAEEPG
- a CDS encoding helix-turn-helix domain-containing protein; the encoded protein is MQIRPLRNDQDYRAALAALSPLFDHEPEPGTPEGDHFEVMLTLVEAYEAKHFPTDLPNPVDAIKFRMEQSGLTASDLAPAIGRTNRVYEVLNGTRSLTLPMIWKLHSQFGIPAESLIKPMQRTGA
- a CDS encoding type II toxin-antitoxin system HigB family toxin; translated protein: MTITAKKAQWQSPSDIKEQYRSASILKNRRVVFNIKGNDYRLVVAVAYRYGALYVKFIGTHRQYDAIDAETVEMG